One Perognathus longimembris pacificus isolate PPM17 chromosome 2, ASM2315922v1, whole genome shotgun sequence DNA segment encodes these proteins:
- the Neurog3 gene encoding neurogenin-3 has translation MAPHPLGVPPIQVTHKIEQPIPGAPDNKVPSAGSDASSPPTRTLRDGGEAESSSCRGASRKLRARRGGRSRPKSELALSKQRRSRRKKANDRERNRMHNLNSALDALRGVLPTFPDDAKLTKIETLRFAHNYIWALTQTLRIADHSFYGSEPPAPPCAELSASDDGSPGDWGSLYSPISQAGSLSPIASLEERPGLLVPTSPTCSHPGALAFSDFL, from the coding sequence ATGGCTCCTCATCCCTTGGGTGTACCCCCTATCCAAGTGACCCACAAGATCGAGCAACCCATCCCGGGAGCCCCAGATAACAAAGTCCCCAGTGCCGGGTCCGATGCATCTAGCCCCCCAACACGCACGTTGAGGGACGGCGGGGAAGCGGAAAGCAGCAGCTGTCGAGGGGCGTCGCGGAAGCTCCGCGCGCGGCGCGGAGGACGCAGCCGACCCAAGAGCGAGTTGGCGCTGAGCAAGCAGCGACGGAGCCGGCGCAAGAAGGCCAACGACCGCGAGCGCAATCGCATGCACAACCTCAACTCGGCTCTCGACGCGCTGCGCGGCGTCCTGCCCACCTTCCCAGACGACGCTAAGCTCACCAAGATCGAGACGCTGCGCTTCGCCCACAACTACATCTGGGCCCTGACTCAGACGCTGCGCATAGCCGACCACAGCTTCTATGGGTCAGAGCCCCCGGCGCCTCCCTGTGCGGAGCTAAGCGCTTCTGATGATGGCTCCCCAGGAGACTGGGGTTCCCTCTACTCCCCAATTTCCCAGGCTGGAAGCCTGAGTCCCATCGCCTCTCTGGAGGAGCGCCCCGGGCTTCTGGTGCCCACCTCCCCGACCTGCTCGCACCCTGGCGCCCTGGCTTTCTCTGACTTCTTGTGA